Proteins encoded within one genomic window of Manduca sexta isolate Smith_Timp_Sample1 chromosome 18, JHU_Msex_v1.0, whole genome shotgun sequence:
- the LOC115447094 gene encoding general transcriptional corepressor trfA codes for MCNDGVIPVLEANNLSSLLEQFEATEKLNIKRPQAKMEEKVKNKNSLTNGMRLQDAGVQLNKNKMRQILMPSTINTTLRSPSPVHSDHDYCSSKKRHSLPNLKGGQSLLKPEVLSSNNRILSSRHRSCKNKKVVYHLSSDDESDKGDAKNKKVNKSDDADFTTKVIKQPVKPPAQSNCRKKLSPPHNSLVDCVNKDNGSVIIKSACKAGDLPCSQNSNGSIKLTIKNKSEVILNCDVRDSQKDKQVEKCTKSSVSDNSTNCVKVKHEKSKDVDRNKHKHVNNVENNNVKEESARPKEEHFYTALFSNKQDVQIPHTMQVKSEKRPFDEELNKIAEEAIKKEMEQPLKKKKLNLQEYKLRRGVNSNNSSATVSPEAIFPDIPSPSNLDKTKSIVTLTPPNGANSTEKAINEAPKKIFDPIREASRKILMNTKKQKAEAMRKRDEDIVMSKIPKVENLELQPLISDAEMLKIVGMAPAEVLPIPVVEKPQPMTDYIEIIMVSVGTNTDEKIFKKLQAEAKLIELQKSPPTDTKSLINFKIKKSDHVLKQNVFDNVKRDKRSPVDDKKPEPKIDKERFRDITATLKSVEKQVETKILSNSLFASIQDVVMKKAPDEVIEKPEETKYPKLKSLQKKDSKPRTVTIVRDYDAKADHGEDKVILHLGKDRSKPESSSIVVQTESTVKYVDLPTPIVKDKPVRQRNDSDMSLSSESSPTRKHNKTEDKVAPKPRVERVEKRSLSKEKRSRSKERYEPKYRRRSRSLSRSRRRRRSVSRSRSKSRGRYRRYRRSDSPYKRRRRSRSPYHKRRSPSVRRERNRTRSRSRADARSKSPVVKKVKQSPQSNGVERKINKSMTPPLRKPTVSESSDSSTSSSSSSSSSSTSSSSSRESLKSRRSCSPFDRDEPYRKKAYRSVSSEDRENNTPVEERRIVFVGRLEKDITKSTLRSQFSKFGSVVEVRLHSKEDGSRYGFVTYQRARDAWSAVEAAATFPQYDVGFGGRRAFCRQSYADLDGLEAKYTESAFHGQSAAPARRPDDMSFEQMLLDMKKKLSQRKNDKQRADDKP; via the exons ATGTGCAATGATGGCGTTATACCGGTATTAGAAGCCAACAATTTAAGCTCTCTTCTTGAACAATTCGAGGCCACTGAGAAGCTGAACATAAAAAGGCCTCAGGCGAAAATGGAGgagaaagtaaaaaataaaaacagcctGACGAACGGTATGAGACTGCAGGACGCCGGCGTGCAGTTGAATAAGAACAAAATGCGACAAATTCTG ATGCCGTCGACCATAAACACTACCTTGAGGTCGCCTAGTCCGGTCCACTCTGACCACGACTACTGCTCGTCGAAAAAGCGACACAGTCTCCCCAATCTGAAGGGGGGACAGAGTCTGCTCAAACCGGAGGTGTTGTCCAGTAACAACAGGATACTGAGCTCTCGACATCGGTCGTGCAAGAACAAAAAGGTCGTTTATCATCTTAGCAGTGACGATGAGAGCGACAAAGGTGacgctaaaaacaaaaaagttaacAAAAGTGACGATGCTGACTTTACTACGAAAGTGATAAAGCAACCTGTGAAACCTCCCGCTCAGTCGAACTGTCGCAAAAAACTTTCGCCTCCCCATAACAGTTTAGTTGATTGTGTAAACAAAGACAACGGTTCTGTGATTATAAAAAGTGCTTGCAAAGCAGGTGATCTTCCTTGTAGTCAGAATTCAAACGGTAGCATTAagttaactattaaaaataaatctgaagTTATACTTAACTGTGATGTTAGAGACTCTCAGAAGGATAAACAAGTAGAAAAGTGTACTAAATCTAGTGTTAGTGATAATTCAACGAACTGTGTTAAAGTTAAGCACGAAAAAAGTAAAGATGTAGATAGGaataaacataaacatgtaAATAATGTAGAAAATAACAATGTGAAAGAGGAGTCCGCCCGTCCAAAAGAAGAACATTTTTATACTGCTCTGTTTAGTAACAAGCAAGATGTTCAAATACCCCATACAATGCAAGTAAAGTCTGAGAAAAGACCATTTGACGAGGAATTGAATAAAATCGCGGAAGAGGCTATTAAGAAGGAGATGGAGCAGCCGTTAAAGAAGAAGAAACTTAATCTCCAAGAGTACAAGCTAAGGAGAGGAGTCAACTCGAATAACAGCTCGGCCACAGTTAGTCCGGAAGCCATATTCCCAGATATACCTAGCCCGTCGAATCTAGATAAGACGAAATCTATAGTGACACTTACTCCACCGAATGGTGCTAACTCCACAGAAAAAGCTATCAACGAAGCTCCAAAGAAAATTTTCGATCCAATCCGAGAAGCTTCTAGAAAGATTCTAATGAACACTAAGAAACAGAAAGCAGAGGCTATGAGGAAACGAGACGAAGATATCGTTATGAGTAAAATACCTAAAGTGGAGAACTTGGAGTTACAACCATTGATAAGCGATGCTGAAATGTTGAAAATAGTAGGTATGGCACCTGCAGAAGTGCTGCCCATACCTGTTGTTGAAAAACCACAGCCTATGACAGattatatagaaattataatgGTGAGTGTCGGAACAAATACAgatgagaaaatatttaagaaattacaGGCCGAAGCAAAATTAATAGAGCTTCAAAAGTCTCCGCCAACAGACACAAAATCACTgatcaatttcaaaataaagaaatctgATCACGTGCTTAAACAAAATGTGTTTGATAACGTGAAACGAGACAAGCGAAGCCCTGTCGATGATAAAAAACCAGAGCCGAAGATTGATAAAGAGCGATTCAGAGATATTACTGCAACTCTAAAGAGCGTTGAAAAACAAgttgaaactaaaatattaagcaaTTCTCTGTTCGCGAGTATACAAGACGTGGTAATGAAGAAAGCGCCAGACGAAGTTATAGAAAAACCAGAAGAAACCAAATATCCTAAACTAAAATCGCTTCAGAAGAAAGACAGTAAGCCTCGAACAGTTACAATAGTGCGTGATTACGATGCGAAAGCGGATCACGGCGAGGATAAAGTAATTCTTCATTTAGGCAAAGACAGAAGTAAACCGGAGTCTTCCAGTATAGTGGTCCAAACCGAATCGACAGTCAAATATGTTGACTTGCCTACCCCGATTGTTAAAGACAAACCGGTGAGACAGAGGAATGACAGCGACATGTCATTGTCAAGTGAGAGTAGTCCTACAAGAAAACACAATAAGACTGAAGATAAAGTTGCACCCAAGCCTAGGGTGGAGAGGGTGGAGAAGCGTTCCTTGTCGAAGGAGAAACGGTCAAGGTCGAAGGAGCGTTACGAACCCAAGTACAGGAGAAGATCGCGCTCTCTATCCAGAAGTAGACGAAGAAGGAGGTCGGTCAGTCGCAGCAGGTCGAAATCTCGCGGCCGTTACAGGCGGTACCGGCGTTCCGATTCGCCTTACAAGCGACGAAGGCGATCGAGGTCACCATACCACAAGCGGAGGTCGCCATCGGTGAGGAGGGAGAGAAATCGAACCAGGTCAAGGTCAAGGGCAGATGCTAGGTCGAAGAGTCCTGTGGTCAAAAAGGTGAAACAAAGTCCTCAGAGTAATGGAGTAGAGAGGAAAATCAACAAATCGATGACTCCGCCGTTGAGGAAGCCGACGGTTTCCGAAAGTTCTGATTCTTCCACCAG TTCATCATCATCGTCGTCGTCCTCCTCCACGTCGTCGAGTTCGTCACGCGAGTCGCTGAAGTCCCGCCGCTCCTGCAGCCCCTTCGACCGCGACGAGCCCTACAGGAAGAAGGCTTATAGGAGTGTCAGCTCTGAAGACAG GGAAAACAACACGCCGGTGGAAGAGAGACGTATAGTGTTCGTCGGAAGGCTTGAGAAGGACATCACCAAGTCGACGCTGCGAAGCCAGTTCTCGAAGTTCGGCTCCGTTGTGGAAGTTCGACTGCACAGCAAGGAAGATGG GTCCCGCTACGGTTTCGTGACGTACCAGCGCGCCCGCGACGCGTGGTCGGCGGTGGAGGCGGCCGCCACCTTCCCGCAGTACGACGTCGGCTTCGGCGGCCGCAGGGCCTTCTGCAGGCAGAGCTATGCTGATCTAG ACGGCCTAGAGGCTAAATACACCGAGAGCGCTTTCCACGGACAGAGCGCGGCCCCGGCGCGGCGCCCCGACGACATGTCCTTCGAACAGATGCTCCTCGACATGAAGAAGAAACTGAGTCAGCGCAAGAACGACAAGCAACGCGCCGACGACAAGCCTTGA
- the LOC115455272 gene encoding LOW QUALITY PROTEIN: lactase-phlorizin hydrolase (The sequence of the model RefSeq protein was modified relative to this genomic sequence to represent the inferred CDS: substituted 1 base at 1 genomic stop codon), protein MYNSYFCINMKLVLVLSLVAVCCHAATEKQARKFPDDFVFGCATAAYQIEGAWNEDGKGENVWDYLTHTNPTIITDQSNGDVAADSYHHVERDVEMMRELGLDAYRFSLSWSRILPTGFANEVNQAGINYYNNLINEMLKYNIQPLVTMYHWDLPQRLQELGGFANPLIINWFEDYARVVFENFGDRVKFWITFNEPREICYEGYGSDTKAPILNATGVGTYLCAKNLLIAHAKAYYLYNKEFKARQGGECGITISVNWFGPLTDSEEDEFAAELRRQAEWGIYAEPIFSAEGGFPKEIAARIAEKSAQQDYSRSRLPEFTDEEKELVKGASDFFGVNHYSGSLNSATQYIEQHPVPSLWDDIGIGSXVPPEWKPSASSWLVLSPNSVYNALTHLAKKYNNPVFYITENGWSDNPTDSLQDDDRIAYYRATLESVLDTLDAGVNLKGYMTWSLMDNFEWNQGYTERFGLYEVDFNSPERTRTPRKSAFVYKEILRTRTIDHSYNPPSLVMTIDEGHKHIASLWNLDCSLFSSEEKQLCSIMLIWTSFMAVSCLVVTKAHERHFPEDFLFGCSTAAYQIEGGWNEDGKGENIWDYMTHTNPTVIKDQSNGDVSADSYHNYKRDVEMMRELGLDAYRFSLSWSRILPTGFANEMNQAGINYYNNLINEMIKYNITPVVALYHWDLPQKLQELGGFANPLITDWFEDYARVVYKNFGDRVKFWLTFNEPREICYQGYGTTLKAPILNATAVGTYICAKNLVIAHAKAYYLYNNEFKASQGGECGITISVNWFGPLTDSEEDEFAAELRRQAEWGLYANPIFSEEGGFPKELVDRVAAKSASQGYSKSRLPVFTEDEKTFVKGSADFFGVNHYTGVLISASDEYKTTIYPVPSIYDDIDVGVYVSPDWPVAASSWLRLTPNSIYNALTHLNSKYKDLTIYIMENGWSESPGSGLIDDRRIAYYRAALESVLDTLEAGVNLKGYFTWSLMDNFEWMEGYTECYGLYEVDFNDPARKRTARKSAFVYKNIIETRVIDHNYEPDSLSMTITDGN, encoded by the exons ATGTATAACAGTTATTTTTGCATCAACATGAAGCTCGTGCTTGTGTTGAG TTTAGTGGCGGTATGCTGCCATGCAGCAACAGAGAAGCAGGCGAGGAAGTTTCCAGATGACTTCGTCTTCGGCTGCGCTACTGCTGCTTACCAGATAGAAGGAGCTTGGAATGAAGATG GTAAAGGCGAAAATGTCTGGGATTACTTGACGCACACCAACCCGACAATAATTACAGACCAGAGCAACGGTGACGTCGCCGCCGACTCGTACCACCACGTGGAACGCGACGTGGAGATGATGCGCGAGCTGGGGCTGGACGCGTACCGCTTCTCTCTCTCCTGGTCCAGGATCCTCCCCACGGGCTTCGCCAATGAAGTGAACCAAGCCGGCATCAACTACTACAACAACCTTATTAACGAAATGCTCAAATACAACATTCAACCCTTGGTGACAATGTACCACTGGGACCTACCGCAGAGACTGCAAGAGTTGGGTGGATTCGCGAACCCACTTATCATCAACTGGTTTGAGGACTACGCGAGGGTGGTGTTCGAGAACTTCGGCGACAGAGTCAAGTTTTGGATCACATTCAACGAGCCTCGAGAGATCTGCTACGAAGGTTACGGTTCCGATACCAAGGCGCCAATACTCAACGCCACTGGTGTCGGTACTTATCTCTGCGCTAAAAATCTCCTCATTGCTCATGCTAAGGCATACTACCTCTATAACAAAGAGTTCAAAGCGAGACAGGGCGGCGAGTGCGGCATCACCATCAGTGTCAACTGGTTCGGACCTCTCACCGACTCCGAAGAAGACGAGTTCGCTGCTGAACTCAGACGACAAGCTGAG TGGGGTATCTATGCGGAACCCATTTTCTCTGCCGAGGGCGGCTTCCCTAAAGAGATTGCAGCTCGTATTGCCGAAAAGAGCGCACAGCAAGACTATTCGCGGTCCCGATTGCCAGAATTCACTGACGAAGAGAAGGAACTTGTAAAAGGAGCATCAGACTTCTTCGGCGTCAACCACTACTCCGGGAGCCTGAACTCCGCCACGCAGTACATCGAGCAGCATCCCGTACCCTCGCTCTGGGACGACATTGGCATCGGCTCTTAGGTTCCTCCGGAGTGGAAGCCCTCAGCTTCATCATGGCTAGTG CTATCTCCCAACAGCGTCTACAACGCCCTCACGCATCTGGCCAAAAAGTACAACAACCCAGTGTTCTACATCACCGAGAACGGCTGGTCCGACAACCCGACTGATAGCCTGCAGGATGACGACCGTATCGCCTACTATCGCGCCACGCTCGAGAGCGTGTTGGACACTCTGGATGCAGGAGTTAATCTCAAAGGGTACATGACCTGGAGTCTCATGGACAACTTCGAGTGGAATCAAGGATATac ggaACGTTTCGGCCTGTACGAGGTAGACTTCAACAGTCCAGAGCGCACGCGCACCCCTCGCAAGTCCGCCTTCGTTTACAAGGAGATCTTGAGGACCCGCACCATAGACCATAGCTACAATCCTCCATCTCTAGTGATGACCATAGACGAGGGACac AAGCACATTGCATCTCTTTGGAATTTGGACTGCAGTCTATTTAGCAGTGAAGAAAAGCAACTTTGCAGCATAATGTTGATTTGGACAAG tTTTATGGCAGTCAGCTGCCTCGTCGTCACTAAGGCGCATGAGAGGCACTTCCCAGAAGACTTCCTGTTCGGGTGTTCTACAGCCGCCTACCAGATTGAAGGAGGCTGGAACGAAGATG GAAAAGGTGAAAATATCTGGGATTACATGACGCATACCAATCCAACTGTGATCAAAGATCAGAGTAATGGTGATGTCTCTGCTGATTCGTACCACAATTACAAACGTGATGTGGAGATGATGCGCGAGCTGGGACTGGACGCATACCGCTTCTCTCTCTCCTGGTCCAGGATCCTCCCCACGGGCTTCGCCAATGAAATGAACCAAGCCGGCATCAACTACTACAATAACCTCATTAACGAAATGATCAAATACAACATCACACCTGTGGTGGCATTATATCACTGGGATCTGCCTCAAAAACTACAAGAATTAGGCGGATTTGCCAACCCTCTGATAACTGACTGGTTTGAGGACTACGCAAGGGTTGTGTACAAAAACTTTGGCGATAGAGTGAAGTTCTGGCTAACATTTAACGAGCCTCGTGAGATCTGCTACCAAGGTTATGGTACCACTTTAAAAGCGCCTATACTTAACGCCACTGCTGTAGGTACATACATCTGCGCCAAAAACCTTGTCATTGCTCATGCTAAGGCATACTACCTCTACAACAACGAGTTCAAAGCGAGTCAGGGCGGCGAGTGCGGCATCACCATCAGTGTCAACTGGTTCGGACCTCTCACCGACTCCGAAGAAGACGAGTTCGCTGCTGAACTCAGACGACAAGCTGAG TGGGGGTTGTACGCAAACCCTATATTCTCCGAAGAAGGAGGCTTCCCGAAAGAACTGGTGGACAGAGTAGCAGCAAAAAGCGCCAGTCAAGGATATTCCAAGTCCCGATTGCCCGTCTTTACTGAAGATGAGAAGACTTTTGTAAAAGGATCAGCTGATTTTTTCGGCGTAAACCACTACACCGGTGTTTTGATAAGTGCTTCAGATGAGTATAAGACAACAATTTATCCGGTGCCGTCGATATACGACGATATTGATGTTGGCGTGTACGTGTCTCCGGATTGGCCGGTTGCAGCGTCTTCTTGGCTCAGA CTTACGCCAAACAGCATATACAACGCCCTCACTCacctaaattcaaaatataaggATCTAACCATATACATCATGGAGAATGGCTGGTCGGAATCACCTGGCAGTGGACTGATTGATGACCGTAGAATCGCATATTACAGAGCGGCGTTAGAGAGCGTTCTAGATACTTTAGAAGCCGGTGTTAATCTCAAGGGATATTTTACTTGGAGTCTAATGGACAATTTTGAATGGATGGAGGGATATAC gGAATGCTATGGTCTTTACGAAGTGGATTTTAACGACCCTGCTCGCAAGCGAACTGCGCGCAAGTCTGCATTCGTGtacaaaaacattattgaaaCCCGTGTTATCGATCATAACTACGAACCTGACTCTTTGTCTATGACCATTACTGatggaaattaa